The following coding sequences are from one Streptomyces venezuelae window:
- the leuC gene encoding 3-isopropylmalate dehydratase large subunit produces the protein MGRTLAEKVWDDHVVRRAEGEPDLLFIDLHLLHEVTSPQAFDGLRQAGRPVRRLDLTIATEDHNTPTLDIDKPIADPVSRAQLETLRKNCAEFGVRLHPLGDVEQGVVHVVGPQLGLTQPGTTVVCGDSHTSTHGAFGALAFGIGTSQVEHVLATQTLPMARPKTMAITVDGELPEDVTAKDLILAIIAKIGTGGGQGYVLEYRGSAIEKLSMEARMTICNMSIEAGARAGMIAPDQTTFDYIEGRAHAPRGEDWDAAVAYWKTLRTDDDAVFDAEVYIDAASLAPFVTWGTNPGQGAPLSASVPDPASYEDASERHAAEKALEYMGLTAGQPLRDIKVDTVFVGSCTNGRIEDLRAAASIVEGRKVADGVRMLVVPGSVRVALQAVEEGLDKVFTGAGAEWRHAGCSMCLGMNPDQLAPGERSASTSNRNFEGRQGKGGRTHLVSPQVAAATAVTGHLASPADLSDAPVTAGVR, from the coding sequence ATGGGTAGGACACTCGCGGAGAAGGTCTGGGACGACCATGTCGTCCGGCGCGCCGAGGGCGAGCCCGACCTCCTCTTCATCGATCTGCACCTGCTGCACGAGGTGACCAGCCCCCAGGCCTTCGACGGCCTCCGTCAGGCCGGCCGGCCGGTGCGGCGGCTCGACCTCACCATCGCGACCGAGGATCACAACACCCCGACCCTCGACATCGACAAGCCGATCGCCGACCCGGTCTCGCGGGCGCAGCTGGAGACGCTGCGCAAGAACTGCGCCGAATTCGGTGTACGTCTGCACCCGCTGGGCGACGTCGAGCAGGGCGTCGTCCACGTGGTGGGACCGCAGCTGGGACTGACACAGCCCGGCACCACGGTGGTCTGCGGCGACTCGCACACCTCCACCCACGGCGCCTTCGGCGCGCTGGCGTTCGGCATCGGCACCTCCCAGGTAGAGCACGTCCTCGCCACCCAGACGCTGCCGATGGCCCGCCCCAAGACCATGGCCATCACCGTCGACGGCGAACTGCCCGAGGACGTCACGGCCAAGGACCTGATCCTCGCCATCATCGCGAAGATCGGCACCGGCGGCGGCCAGGGCTACGTCCTGGAGTACCGCGGCAGCGCCATCGAGAAGCTCTCGATGGAGGCGCGCATGACCATCTGCAACATGTCCATCGAGGCGGGCGCCCGCGCCGGGATGATCGCCCCCGACCAGACCACCTTCGACTACATCGAGGGCCGCGCCCATGCCCCGCGGGGCGAGGACTGGGACGCCGCCGTCGCGTACTGGAAGACCCTGAGGACCGACGACGACGCCGTCTTCGACGCCGAGGTCTACATCGACGCCGCGTCGCTGGCGCCGTTCGTCACCTGGGGCACCAACCCGGGCCAGGGGGCGCCGCTTTCGGCGAGCGTCCCCGACCCGGCTTCGTACGAAGACGCTTCGGAGCGCCACGCCGCCGAAAAGGCCCTGGAATACATGGGGTTGACCGCCGGGCAGCCGCTGCGCGACATCAAGGTCGACACCGTCTTCGTAGGTTCGTGCACCAATGGCCGCATCGAGGACCTGCGCGCGGCCGCCTCCATCGTCGAGGGCCGCAAAGTCGCCGACGGCGTACGGATGCTGGTCGTCCCCGGCTCGGTCCGGGTCGCCCTGCAGGCCGTGGAGGAGGGCCTGGACAAGGTCTTCACCGGTGCCGGCGCCGAATGGCGGCACGCGGGCTGCTCGATGTGCCTGGGCATGAACCCCGACCAACTGGCTCCCGGCGAGCGCTCGGCGTCCACGTCGAACCGTAACTTCGAGGGCAGGCAGGGCAAGGGCGGGCGCACCCACCTGGTGTCCCCGCAGGTCGCCGCGGCCACCGCGGTCACCGGCCACCTCGCCTCGCCCGCCGACCTGTCCGACGCCCCCGTGACCGCCGGAGTCCGATAA
- the leuD gene encoding 3-isopropylmalate dehydratase small subunit, whose product MEAFTKHTGRAVPLRRSNVDTDQIIPAHWLKKVTRDGFEDGLFEAWRKDSEFVLNRPERQGSTVLVAGPDFGTGSSREHAVWALQNFGFKAVISSRFADIFRGNSLKNGLLTVVLDQKVVDALWELTERDPQAEVTVDLEDRQVRAEGITADFELDENARWRLLNGLDDISITLQNEPDIAAYESGRPSYKPRTVQV is encoded by the coding sequence ATGGAAGCATTCACCAAGCACACGGGCCGGGCCGTCCCGCTGCGCCGCAGCAACGTGGACACCGACCAGATCATCCCCGCCCACTGGCTCAAGAAGGTCACCAGGGACGGCTTCGAGGACGGGCTCTTCGAGGCCTGGCGCAAGGACTCCGAGTTCGTCCTCAACCGGCCCGAGCGCCAGGGCTCCACGGTCCTGGTCGCCGGACCCGACTTCGGCACCGGGTCGTCGCGAGAGCACGCCGTGTGGGCGCTGCAGAACTTCGGTTTCAAGGCGGTCATCTCGTCCCGCTTCGCCGACATCTTCCGGGGCAACTCGCTGAAGAACGGCCTGCTCACCGTCGTGCTCGACCAGAAGGTCGTCGACGCGCTCTGGGAGCTGACGGAGCGGGACCCCCAGGCCGAGGTCACCGTCGACCTGGAGGACCGCCAGGTCCGCGCGGAGGGCATCACCGCCGACTTCGAGCTCGACGAGAACGCCCGCTGGCGTCTGCTGAACGGCCTGGACGACATCAGCATCACCCTGCAGAACGAGCCGGACATCGCCGCGTACGAGTCCGGGCGCCCCTCGTACAAGCCGCGGACCGTGCAGGTCTGA
- a CDS encoding HU family DNA-binding protein translates to MNKAQLVEAIADKVGGRQQAADAVDAVLDAVVRAVVSGDRVSVTGFGSFEKVDRPARYARNPQTGERVRVKKTSVPRFRAGQGFKDLVSGSKKLPKNDVAVKKAPKGSLSGGASATVKKAAAKKATAKKATPTKATAKKTTAKKTTAKKTTATATKAAAKKATAKKTATKATAKKATPAAKKTTATAKKATPAAKKATAKKTAPAKKATAKKAPAKKSTARKTTAKKTTARKK, encoded by the coding sequence GTGAACAAGGCGCAGCTCGTAGAAGCGATTGCCGACAAGGTGGGCGGCCGCCAGCAGGCCGCCGACGCCGTCGACGCGGTCCTGGACGCCGTCGTCCGTGCCGTGGTCAGCGGGGACCGGGTTTCGGTCACCGGCTTCGGCTCGTTCGAGAAGGTCGACCGCCCGGCCCGTTACGCCCGCAACCCGCAGACGGGTGAGCGCGTGCGGGTCAAGAAGACCTCCGTTCCGCGCTTCCGTGCCGGACAGGGCTTCAAGGACCTGGTGAGCGGCTCCAAGAAGCTCCCCAAGAACGACGTCGCGGTCAAGAAGGCGCCCAAGGGCAGCCTGTCGGGCGGCGCTTCGGCGACGGTCAAGAAGGCCGCGGCCAAGAAGGCCACCGCCAAGAAGGCCACCCCCACGAAGGCCACCGCCAAGAAGACCACGGCGAAGAAGACCACCGCCAAGAAGACCACGGCCACGGCGACGAAGGCGGCCGCGAAGAAGGCCACCGCCAAGAAGACCGCCACGAAGGCCACGGCCAAGAAGGCGACCCCGGCGGCGAAGAAGACCACCGCCACCGCCAAGAAGGCCACCCCGGCGGCGAAGAAGGCCACGGCCAAGAAGACCGCTCCGGCGAAGAAGGCCACCGCCAAGAAGGCGCCCGCCAAGAAGTCCACGGCGCGCAAGACGACCGCCAAGAAGACCACGGCCCGCAAGAAGTAA
- the cofC gene encoding 2-phospho-L-lactate guanylyltransferase yields the protein MQWTLVIPLKPLARAKSRLAAASGDGLRPGLALAFAQDTVAAAVACPAVRDVVVVTDDALAGRELAALGARIVPDQPGEGLNAALTHGAASVRAERPKAAVAALNADLPALRPAELARALEGAGPFPRAFLPDAEGIGTTLLCAGSGSELRPAFGMASRARHAASGAVELSLDGVDSVRRDVDTGEDLRAALLLGVGPRTADTAAGLLIPD from the coding sequence GTGCAGTGGACCCTGGTGATACCCCTGAAGCCGCTCGCGCGCGCCAAGAGCAGGCTCGCCGCGGCCTCCGGGGACGGTCTGCGGCCCGGTCTGGCCCTGGCGTTCGCGCAGGACACCGTGGCCGCGGCGGTGGCCTGCCCGGCGGTCAGGGATGTGGTGGTCGTCACGGACGACGCCCTGGCGGGTCGTGAGCTCGCGGCGCTGGGCGCCCGGATCGTGCCGGACCAGCCGGGAGAGGGCCTGAACGCCGCTCTGACGCACGGAGCGGCCTCCGTGCGCGCCGAGCGGCCGAAAGCGGCCGTCGCGGCCCTCAACGCCGATCTGCCGGCGTTGCGCCCCGCGGAATTGGCGCGGGCCCTTGAAGGTGCCGGTCCTTTTCCCCGCGCATTCCTTCCTGATGCCGAAGGAATCGGCACCACGTTGCTGTGCGCGGGGTCGGGTTCGGAATTGCGTCCCGCATTCGGTATGGCGTCCCGGGCCCGGCACGCCGCGTCGGGGGCCGTGGAACTCTCGCTCGACGGGGTCGATTCCGTACGCCGGGACGTGGACACCGGAGAGGACCTGCGGGCCGCTCTTCTGCTGGGTGTGGGGCCCCGCACGGCCGACACCGCGGCGGGCCTGCTCATCCCCGACTGA
- a CDS encoding lysophospholipid acyltransferase family protein has protein sequence MSRRRIGFWYRLAAVIAKPPLVVLFKRDWRGMEHIPADGGFITAVNHNSHIDPFSYAHYQYNTGRVPRFLAKDGLFKRGFVAKVMKGTGQIPVYRETTNALDAFRAAVDAIERGECVAFYPEGTLTRDPDMWPMTAKSGAARVALKTKCPVIPVAQWGANLALPPYSKKPAFFPRKTLQVKAGPPVDLSRFHDKEPTPDVLREVTETIMAAITELLEEVRGEKAPDTPYDPRRARLEQRRKADRGTTRGSTESSSEDSK, from the coding sequence GTGTCCCGCCGCAGAATCGGCTTCTGGTACCGCCTGGCGGCCGTCATCGCTAAACCGCCGCTCGTGGTTCTGTTCAAGCGGGACTGGCGTGGAATGGAACACATTCCGGCCGACGGAGGATTCATCACGGCGGTGAATCACAACTCGCATATCGACCCGTTCTCCTACGCGCACTACCAGTACAACACCGGACGAGTGCCGCGGTTCCTGGCAAAGGACGGCCTTTTCAAGCGCGGCTTCGTCGCCAAGGTCATGAAGGGCACCGGTCAGATCCCGGTCTACCGCGAGACCACGAACGCCCTCGACGCCTTCCGTGCCGCAGTCGACGCCATCGAGCGCGGCGAGTGCGTCGCCTTCTACCCCGAGGGCACCCTCACCAGGGACCCCGACATGTGGCCGATGACGGCCAAGTCCGGTGCCGCGCGGGTCGCCCTGAAGACCAAGTGCCCGGTGATTCCCGTCGCCCAGTGGGGTGCCAACCTCGCCCTGCCGCCGTACAGCAAGAAGCCCGCCTTCTTCCCGCGCAAGACCCTCCAGGTGAAGGCGGGGCCGCCGGTCGACCTGTCGCGCTTCCACGACAAGGAGCCGACGCCCGACGTGCTGCGCGAGGTGACCGAGACCATCATGGCCGCGATCACCGAACTCCTGGAGGAGGTCCGGGGCGAGAAGGCCCCCGATACGCCGTACGACCCGCGCAGGGCACGGCTGGAACAACGACGCAAGGCGGACCGCGGAACCACGCGTGGCTCCACGGAGAGCTCCTCGGAGGACAGCAAGTGA
- a CDS encoding NAD(P)H-dependent glycerol-3-phosphate dehydrogenase has product MVLADAGCDVTLWGRRAELADAVNSTRTNPDYLPGVRLPENLRATSDPAEAAADADFTVLAVPSQTLRGNLAEWAPLLAPETVLVSLMKGVELGSAMRMSEVIEDVTKVPSDRVAVVTGPNLAREIAARQPAAAVVACRDEAVAQRLQTACHTPYFRPYTNTDVVGCELGGAVKNVIGLAVGIADGMGLGDNAKGSLITRGLAETTRLGLAMGADPLTFSGLAGLGDLVATCSSPLSRNHTFGTNLGKGMTLEETIAVTKQTAEGVKSCESVLDLARRHGVDMPITETVVGIVHEGTPPMVALKDLMSRSAKPERR; this is encoded by the coding sequence ATGGTGCTCGCCGACGCGGGCTGCGACGTCACCCTGTGGGGCCGCCGAGCCGAACTCGCCGACGCCGTCAACTCCACGCGGACGAACCCGGACTACCTCCCCGGTGTGCGGCTCCCGGAGAACCTCCGGGCGACCTCCGACCCCGCGGAGGCCGCCGCCGACGCCGACTTCACCGTCCTCGCCGTGCCCTCGCAGACGCTGCGCGGCAACCTCGCCGAGTGGGCACCGCTGCTGGCCCCCGAGACCGTCCTCGTCTCCCTCATGAAGGGCGTCGAACTCGGCTCCGCCATGCGGATGAGCGAGGTGATCGAGGACGTCACGAAGGTCCCGTCGGACCGCGTCGCCGTCGTCACAGGACCCAACCTCGCCCGCGAGATCGCCGCACGGCAGCCCGCCGCCGCCGTGGTCGCCTGCCGGGACGAAGCCGTCGCCCAGCGCCTCCAGACGGCCTGCCACACGCCGTACTTCCGCCCGTACACGAACACCGACGTCGTCGGCTGCGAACTCGGCGGCGCCGTGAAGAACGTCATCGGCCTCGCCGTGGGCATCGCCGACGGCATGGGCCTCGGGGACAACGCCAAGGGCTCGCTCATCACGCGCGGACTCGCCGAGACCACCCGCCTCGGCCTCGCCATGGGCGCCGACCCGCTGACGTTCTCCGGACTCGCCGGCCTGGGCGACCTGGTGGCCACCTGCTCCTCGCCGCTGTCGCGCAACCACACCTTCGGCACCAACCTCGGCAAGGGCATGACCCTGGAGGAGACCATCGCGGTCACCAAGCAGACCGCCGAGGGCGTCAAGTCCTGCGAGTCCGTGCTCGATCTGGCCCGCAGGCACGGAGTCGACATGCCGATCACGGAGACGGTCGTGGGCATCGTGCACGAGGGCACACCCCCGATGGTCGCCCTCAAGGACCTCATGTCGCGCAGCGCCAAGCCCGAGCGCCGCTGA
- a CDS encoding D-alanine--D-alanine ligase family protein → MSSENLPQSPEQPPRKPRVAVVFGGRSSEHGISVVTAGAVLRAIDRTKYDVLPIGITTDGRWALTADEPERMAIADRTMPNVSDLADSVEGGVVLPLDPGNREVVYSEPGSVPKALGEVDVVFPMLHGPYGEDGTLQGLLELSGVPYVGSGVLASAVGQDKDYMKRVFSSFGLNVGPYLVIRPREWRQDEEGARRRIADFVGEHGWPLFIKPARAGSSIGITKVDSFDGLDEAIAEAQHHDPKIIVEALLRGREIECGVLEFDDGPRASVPAEIPPVQAHDYYDFEAKYIDSAPGIVPAPLTPEETAEIQRLAVEAFEAASCEGLVRADFFLTEDGRFVINEINTMPGFTPISMYPQMWEKSGVSYPELVDRLIQAALHRSTGLR, encoded by the coding sequence ATGAGCAGCGAGAACCTCCCCCAGAGCCCTGAGCAGCCGCCCCGCAAGCCGCGCGTGGCCGTCGTGTTCGGCGGCCGCAGCTCGGAGCACGGCATCTCCGTCGTCACGGCCGGTGCCGTGCTGCGCGCCATCGACCGCACCAAGTACGACGTCCTGCCGATCGGCATCACCACGGACGGCCGTTGGGCGCTCACCGCCGACGAGCCCGAGCGCATGGCCATCGCCGACCGCACGATGCCGAACGTCTCCGACCTCGCGGACTCCGTCGAGGGCGGCGTCGTGCTGCCCCTGGACCCCGGCAACCGCGAGGTCGTCTACAGCGAGCCCGGCTCCGTGCCCAAGGCGCTCGGCGAGGTCGACGTCGTCTTCCCGATGCTGCACGGTCCCTACGGAGAGGACGGCACCCTCCAGGGCCTGCTCGAACTCTCCGGAGTGCCCTACGTCGGCTCCGGGGTCCTCGCCTCGGCCGTCGGCCAGGACAAGGACTACATGAAGCGGGTGTTCTCCTCCTTCGGGCTGAACGTCGGCCCGTACCTGGTGATCCGCCCCCGCGAGTGGCGGCAGGACGAAGAGGGTGCCCGCCGGCGCATCGCGGACTTCGTGGGCGAACACGGCTGGCCGCTGTTCATCAAGCCCGCGCGCGCGGGCTCCTCCATCGGCATCACGAAGGTCGACTCCTTCGACGGTCTCGACGAGGCCATCGCCGAGGCCCAGCACCATGACCCGAAGATCATCGTCGAGGCGCTGCTGCGCGGCCGTGAGATCGAGTGCGGCGTCCTGGAGTTCGACGACGGGCCGCGCGCGAGCGTCCCGGCCGAGATCCCGCCCGTGCAGGCGCACGACTACTACGACTTCGAGGCGAAGTACATCGACTCGGCGCCCGGGATCGTGCCCGCCCCGCTGACGCCCGAGGAGACCGCGGAGATCCAGCGGCTCGCCGTCGAGGCGTTCGAGGCGGCGTCCTGCGAGGGCCTGGTGCGCGCGGACTTCTTCCTCACCGAGGACGGCCGGTTCGTGATCAACGAGATCAACACGATGCCGGGCTTCACGCCCATCTCGATGTACCCGCAGATGTGGGAGAAGAGCGGCGTCAGCTACCCCGAGCTGGTGGACCGCCTCATCCAGGCGGCCCTGCACCGCTCCACGGGCCTGCGCTGA
- a CDS encoding DUF3515 domain-containing protein — protein sequence MNIPHLRRRCLTGVSALALSITTAACSGTDDEASVVVPSPDAKAASLCRDLHEQLPEKVDGLGRTDPGPTSELTAGWGDPAIILRCGVPRPPKMIDPSYAPKNGVKVNGVAWLLEKRDDGSYTFTTGARLAYVEVTLPKERTAEGLGPLTDFAGPVKKTIPKGIAD from the coding sequence GTGAACATCCCCCACCTCCGGCGCCGTTGCCTCACAGGAGTGTCCGCCCTCGCCCTGTCGATCACGACAGCCGCCTGTTCAGGTACGGACGACGAGGCGTCAGTGGTGGTTCCGTCCCCGGACGCGAAGGCCGCGAGTCTCTGCCGGGACCTGCACGAACAGCTGCCGGAAAAGGTCGACGGGCTGGGGCGCACCGACCCCGGGCCGACGTCCGAGCTGACCGCGGGATGGGGAGACCCGGCGATCATACTGCGCTGCGGTGTGCCGCGGCCCCCCAAGATGATCGACCCCTCCTACGCACCGAAGAACGGCGTGAAGGTGAACGGCGTGGCCTGGCTCCTGGAGAAGCGGGACGACGGGTCGTACACCTTCACGACCGGTGCGCGCCTCGCCTACGTGGAGGTGACGCTGCCGAAGGAGCGGACGGCGGAGGGCCTCGGCCCGCTCACGGACTTCGCCGGCCCCGTCAAGAAGACGATCCCCAAGGGGATCGCCGACTGA
- a CDS encoding Lrp/AsnC family transcriptional regulator, whose protein sequence is MVQAYILIQTEVGKASTVAELIGKIPGVIQAEDVTGPYDVIVRAQADTVDELGRMVVAKVQQVDGITRTLTCPVVHL, encoded by the coding sequence GTGGTACAGGCGTACATCCTGATCCAAACAGAGGTCGGCAAGGCGTCGACCGTCGCCGAGCTGATCGGCAAGATCCCGGGAGTGATCCAGGCCGAGGACGTGACCGGACCCTACGATGTCATCGTGCGCGCCCAGGCGGACACGGTCGACGAACTCGGCCGCATGGTGGTCGCCAAGGTCCAGCAGGTGGACGGCATCACAAGAACTCTGACCTGCCCGGTCGTGCACTTGTAG
- a CDS encoding thiamine-phosphate kinase translates to MKGSVGELGEFGLIRELTSRLTSTPAVRLGPGDDAAVVTAPDRRVVASTDVLLEGRHFRRDWSTAYDVGRKAAAQNLADIAAMGAVPTALLLGLVVPAELPASWPTELMDGLRDECQVAGAAVVGGDVVRGDTITVAITALGDLRNHDPVTRAGAQPGDVVAVTGWLGWSAAGHAVLSRGFRSPRAFVEAHRRPEPPYHAGPAAAGLGATSMTDVSDGLIADLGHIADASKVRIDIRSGDVDVPSQMNDIGQAVGVDPLQWVLNGGEDHAIVATFPPDVKLPARWKVIGEVLNPSALPQVTVDGAPWTSKGWDHFGDNGDTE, encoded by the coding sequence GTGAAGGGATCCGTGGGCGAGTTGGGGGAGTTCGGGCTCATCAGAGAGCTCACTTCACGGCTCACCTCCACGCCGGCCGTACGGCTCGGCCCCGGCGATGACGCGGCGGTCGTGACCGCCCCGGACCGCAGGGTCGTGGCGAGCACCGACGTCCTCCTCGAGGGGCGGCACTTCCGCCGCGACTGGTCGACCGCGTACGACGTGGGCCGCAAGGCGGCCGCGCAGAACCTCGCCGACATCGCGGCCATGGGCGCCGTGCCGACCGCGCTGCTGCTCGGTCTCGTCGTGCCCGCGGAACTCCCCGCGAGCTGGCCCACCGAGCTGATGGACGGCCTCAGGGACGAGTGCCAGGTCGCGGGCGCGGCCGTCGTCGGCGGCGACGTGGTGCGCGGCGACACGATCACCGTCGCCATCACCGCACTCGGCGACCTGCGCAACCACGACCCCGTCACGCGCGCGGGCGCCCAGCCCGGCGACGTCGTGGCCGTCACGGGCTGGCTCGGCTGGTCCGCGGCCGGGCACGCCGTCCTCTCCCGCGGCTTCCGCTCCCCGCGCGCCTTCGTCGAGGCGCACCGCAGGCCCGAACCGCCGTACCACGCGGGCCCCGCGGCCGCCGGTCTCGGCGCGACCTCCATGACGGACGTCAGCGACGGCCTCATCGCCGACCTCGGTCACATCGCCGACGCCAGCAAGGTGCGCATCGACATCCGCTCCGGAGACGTCGACGTGCCCTCCCAGATGAACGACATCGGGCAGGCCGTCGGAGTCGACCCGCTCCAGTGGGTGCTCAACGGGGGAGAGGACCACGCCATCGTGGCGACCTTCCCGCCGGACGTGAAGCTGCCCGCCCGCTGGAAGGTCATCGGCGAGGTCCTCAACCCCTCCGCGCTGCCCCAGGTGACCGTGGACGGCGCCCCGTGGACCAGCAAGGGCTGGGACCACTTCGGGGACAACGGGGACACGGAGTGA
- the thiD gene encoding bifunctional hydroxymethylpyrimidine kinase/phosphomethylpyrimidine kinase — translation MTAPPRVLTVAGSDSGGGAGIQADLKTMLALGTHGMSVVTAVTAQNSVGVQGFWELPVEAVRAQYRSVVDDIGVQAVKTGMLASAALVETVAELIAGTDAPSVVDPVGVSKHGDSLLAASALDSVRSKLLPAATVATPNLDEVAQLTGVEVTSEDGLRRAADAVLAYGPQWVLIKGGHLRGDAVDLLTDGSEEHVLRAPRHDNRHTHGTGCTLASAIASQLAKGQSVPEAVMAAKEYVTGAIAEGFALGGGIGPVDHGWRFR, via the coding sequence GTGACCGCCCCGCCGCGGGTCCTGACCGTCGCCGGATCCGACTCCGGCGGCGGCGCGGGCATCCAGGCCGACCTGAAGACGATGCTGGCCCTCGGCACGCACGGCATGAGTGTCGTCACGGCTGTCACCGCGCAGAACTCCGTGGGCGTCCAGGGCTTCTGGGAGCTTCCGGTGGAGGCGGTGCGGGCCCAGTACCGCAGCGTCGTCGACGACATCGGCGTACAGGCCGTGAAGACCGGCATGCTCGCCTCGGCCGCACTGGTCGAGACGGTCGCCGAGCTCATAGCGGGTACGGACGCACCGTCCGTCGTCGACCCGGTCGGCGTCTCCAAGCACGGCGACTCACTCCTGGCCGCCTCGGCCCTGGACTCGGTCCGCTCGAAACTGCTGCCGGCCGCCACGGTCGCCACCCCCAACCTCGACGAGGTCGCGCAGCTCACCGGCGTCGAGGTCACCTCCGAGGACGGCCTTCGGCGGGCGGCGGACGCCGTCCTCGCGTACGGGCCGCAGTGGGTCCTCATCAAGGGCGGCCATCTCCGCGGGGACGCCGTGGACCTGCTCACCGACGGCTCCGAGGAGCACGTCCTGCGCGCCCCGCGGCACGACAACCGCCACACGCACGGCACGGGCTGCACGCTGGCCAGCGCGATCGCGTCACAGCTGGCGAAGGGGCAGAGTGTGCCGGAGGCCGTCATGGCGGCCAAGGAGTACGTCACCGGGGCGATCGCCGAGGGGTTCGCGCTCGGCGGCGGGATCGGCCCGGTGGACCACGGCTGGCGGTTCAGGTAA
- the rpmB gene encoding 50S ribosomal protein L28 yields the protein MAANCDVCGKGPGFGNNISHSHRRTPRRWNPNIQRVRAVVSGTPKRLNACTSCIKAGKVSR from the coding sequence GTGGCTGCCAACTGCGACGTCTGTGGCAAGGGGCCGGGCTTCGGCAACAACATCTCGCACTCGCACCGCCGTACGCCCCGTCGCTGGAACCCGAACATCCAGCGTGTGCGTGCCGTGGTGAGCGGGACGCCGAAGCGCCTCAACGCTTGCACCTCGTGCATCAAGGCCGGCAAGGTCTCGCGCTGA